Part of the Parambassis ranga chromosome 16, fParRan2.1, whole genome shotgun sequence genome, TCAGCTATTAAAGCTACACAAGCAAATAAGCCCAGATTAGACTTCCACTTTGCTAAGTACACCAACCCAGAATATTGTATGTACACACTTTGCTGTTGTCATGGTTATTGCATGCAGTATTAGACAAACCTTAGCATTTTGAATTTGTCATGTTCACACTACCCTGGACCTGAACCCATCAGTATATTAGAGGAAAGCCTCACACTTTGCACCTGGGACGGTGGAAGTCAAAAGCAGGCGGTGCTGCATCACCCTCTGCACAGCTACTACTGGAATGTATCTTTTGAACAGATGAAATTATGCTTCTCTCCATCAGGCGTAGGAACCCACAAGTAGTCTGATTTACGCATGACAGCACTCTCATCacagttgtttgttgtgttcctCTCTGGATCCCAGCGATCAAACTTTACCACGTGATCACTGATCCAGAACCAGAAGTTCAGGGTGCAGGTGTAACGAAGGCCAAGCCACACATGAGCAGAGACCGCATTCATGGCCTCCAGCTCAGCCCAGGCCTGGGTCTCTTCGTTGATGATGGAAGCCAGTtccatgtttttgtctctgcagtgttCTAGGGCTTCTACCCACGTCTTATCCTGTGTGATCAGTTTAAAGGGTGAAGCTAGCAGAAAAGAACACGGTGAAATGATCAGAAAGCAGAAGCTGCCGTTAGCATTCAGAATGTAAAACATAACAATTAAAATTTGATCCATCACGCTTTTTGTCCACTTTTAATATTGAAGAGATATTTCTGCATAAACCTATCAGCAGCTACTGATGAGCTGATGAATTTGGatagaaaacatttctttaCCTTTCTTTGTGGCGTTGATATTGATTTCACACACAACTATAAATTTAAGTGCTGATGAGAAAACGGTGATGTAGCGCCCGGACGCATTGACACTGTAGTTATTATATTGCTGCATTTTGAAGTCTGTGATGTTTATATacctgaaaaagagaaaagaatccACATACAGTTAGAGGGgcagaaacagaaacatcttTTAAAACATTGTAACATTCTGCGTTAGACTTTATGCTGATCAATGGAGCTTAAAAATATTTAGAGTGCAGTTTGCCAAAAactctgcagcctgcagtgctTCTTTATCCATTTAGGTTGTTTTACAGTGGTTTACTGACTTTGTTCTGTCTTTACAGGATATAAATTTGTTTGCAAAATAAGAATATCTGGCGGCGAGTTATTTGGGGATCAATGATCTATGAAGTTAAATCTCTAGTGGTGAACAAGTGTCTAGAGATTCAAACAGAGATACATTACaatgttaaaaaatgtaaaaaaaaaaatgtgcaataatAAGTCAGATGAAGGTATTACTTGCTGTTGGCTGTGAAATTGTCCCTCCGAGAGTTGCTGATGTGAATCTGAGCCTTATCTATATTACCATTGTTActatttttattgtatatagTGACTGAGGAAATGTCGTAGACACCCAACAGGTCAATGTTCCACCAGGAGCTGTTCTCCCCTTTAGTATGAGAGCATGTCTCAGTCTTCCCATCAATTGCTTTGTTAGCACTGTACTCATCTTTATTTTGCGTGGGATTATCGCACCAGGTTGAAGACTGTGTTACGGTTTTTCGTGTGAGATCCAAACTTTCTGCATTGCAgacagctgtaaaaacacacagaaagtaaaTCACAGTTAGCTCAGAGATGCTGTGGTACTTTTGACAAGAGGCATGAAAGGGATTTTTGATATGCATGTATTGTTGAAAGTCCTTCAGATACATTGTTTCACAGTAAATGAAGCTGCACTTACCAATCAAAGAGATGAGCAACAGGCTCCTCTGCATCTTTTCTTTTGTAGGAAGAAAAACCAATGTCAAAAGCTGGCAAACTTAACGACTTAAAATCCACGTTTGTGAATCTGAACTGTAGCCCTGTGTTCAAAGAGTCAACTGAGAACTTTTCGTCACAGACGACTGATCTTACAATGAGCCCTTCCTCCAGCCACAGctacatttacatgttttttttcccctaaagCTGTCCATATGGAGTTATAATGTAATTCATAGCATTTTGCATCTTATTTGcctttgtcagttttccagctTTTCCCATTATGTTGAAATTTGCCTCACTGGCACAGATATACATGATACTGCTTCATTTCCCTATACAGCTCATTCCTTCCTGCTTCTGAGTAAAGCAGTCTACTGTTTGTCAGGTGTTAAGTGAAATTCAAAATGCTAATAAGCCTTCCTCAAACAATCACTGTATGAAGTACTGCATCATGCAGCTGTTTTGcatgcatcatttttttccatccctttttgcatttatttaaagAGGCACAATGCTTCTCATACAAGTGCACATCTTGATCAAAATTTATTGGGTTTCGTCCTCAAACAAGTATAAAATATAAATCTTTTCTAAATCAAGCCAGAGCCTCGTGAACAGCTGGGATTTAAATTAACATTGCACAAATCGTCTCACAGCTGGTAGCTTCAAGCTGAAGATCGCAGGGGACAcagggaagttttttttttcttttcagcgTTAGCAGAAgcgctcgcacacacacacacatactgtgtttAATCACTTTATAACAGATACTCAACACACTTTATATGTGTAGTGGAAACGTTAGCTCCATAGACACAGACTATTTTTTGtggttgcttttttttgtattatttggtTACTCAAAACATTTGCAGGTAACTTCCAGTAAGTCTGCTGAATTCCTAGAATTCCATGTTATGGTTTACAGATAAGGCATATCAGTTCTTGTTAGATGTTTACAGGACACAGATCAAAACCGCTGCAAATGTCAGTTAAATTCAGGAGTGATGCACGCATTTATTAAGGCAGAGCGTCAGGTTCTTCATTCCTATCTGTGTCTATGGAACCAACTGTAACTTAATACTACAGCAAATGAAAAtatgcattgtgctgaaaaagaaaacgaaaagaaaTAAGTTTAGTTTAGGTTTAAGAGTGAATCGTGCCAATTAGAAGCAACAACTTGAGGTAAAAACTAAGTCAGAAAACAGAAGGCGAAGatttcactgaaaaaaaaaacacacttccaTCTATACGTACAGTATATTACAATTTTGACAAGGTGTACTTTTTTGTAACCAAAAAGATGGCTGCTGTAGAATGAAAACATCTGAATCTCTGATTGCTGTAAGAAACATTCAACCGACTAACATGTCTAAATACAGAGAACGAGTGAGGACTATAGCAGGAGTACAGCGAAGGACACAGACGTGACGTATGAGAATAAGAGGACAGCACCCAGATCACAAGGTTAGCTCTTTGCTCTACTGCACAAGGTTAACTGGGATACATGATGAGTGTTGGCTTGTAGAATCACACCTCAAGGAACAGACATGACACTTTGGAAAATAGATACAGATTACACTGTTACACGGCAACGctgaacagaacagagcagaggttGGAGTAACTTCTGCGGAGAGAAAATCAGGGCATGTAAAGCAATGTAAATTCACAAATTTCTGCCGGTTCTCGACTCTGACTTCTTGCTGATGTCACTCTATAGCATAAATGGCAGCACCTAGATTAGCTGGCTCAAATTTGGATTAAATTATtagaaagacaaaagaaaatagGTTCACGTCTCTTCTGTTGAGTTCTGATTCTACAATTTTGCAACCAAAGTACCAAAAAGCCACTTGGCAACACTGACTGAACTCTAAAATGGATTCTATTACAAAAACACTATTCTATTGTACATATTATGAGTCTGTCGTGTTAACAGGGAATCCACTGATGCCTGGACAGAGCTGTAATGACACAGTTTTCTTAGATAGAAACATACAAAACCATTCAGAACAGACTGACTATAGTAAGGAAAGAGCACACTGTAAAAGACTGTGGGCTGGATACCTGCAAGCAGAGTGAAGCCTAACCTGTGCCACATTGTTAGCAGAACGCTGGAACTCAGTGTTACGTCTTTCTAACCTACTGTGCATGTATGATGCACACAGTGGGGAAAACATTTTGAGAGCTCgtcaacatgtaaaaaaaaacaaaagaaacagaagaaaattaGACCTCATTTCAAATTCTAGTGGCAGATAATGGAAGAAAAGTGTCactcaaaacataaaaaaagtgCAGTCAGGAAAGTATCAGCTATTAAAGTTACACAAGCAGATAAGCACAGATTAGACTTCCACTTTGCTAAGTACACCAACCCAGAATATTGTATGTAcaaatgttgctgttgtttgtcATGGTTATTGCATGCAGTATTAGACAAAGGCAGGTATACCTTAGCATTTTGAATTCATCATGTTCATGGCCAGGCACTTGTCACATTGTCGCCCACAGCTAACAGACGATGTGGCGTCTTGTGTGACAAGTGTCTGTtgacaaaacacatttcacttAGGAATCCTAAGGTATCTGTTTAAGGACAGTTTCTGATGTAACTTCAGAGTACCTTGGCATCTTTTAgcgtcaaaaaaaaaaaagcagagcttGATCATGCATCACAACTCAGTTTAAACAGGTCTTCCGTTTAAGGTTCACTCCAAGGTTTCTGATTTCAGAAATTTAGTTTGAACAAGCGTACGAGCCATGTAGGCACATAGGTTTACCTGCAAAGCTTCATCAGAGTCTCTCCCCTATAACAGCAGTCAGGACAGTTTTCAGTCTATTGTCCCGTCACCTTAAATGCAGTAAAgcatgaagaaaaacacaaagaggagcATTATTTGGTAGATTTCCCACCACACGGGgactgctgtgctgtgctgtaacACTTCACCACGTTCGTTTTCTGAacacttttttcagtttttcgtGTAGCCCATCTGCGCGTCCGCTTGTTGCTGCAGACAATTGGATGAGACGGAGAACAGCTAACATTTACAGAAATGTCTTGGGAAGTGCACATCATGAGTCTAGAGTCtttttcattttacaaaagGAGGAGAAGGGCACCGTTAACACGGGGAGGGTGACTGGAACACTTCTCATGATTTAAAGcaataacacaaaacaacaattatAACACAGTTTTAAAAACGACaacaaaaatactaataatggGGCTCAAATTGTGCAATTTAGTGGCAGAAAGTGGTGGGTGATTGttctacatgttttttttttgagcaatATAAACATCCAACTATGAAACACATCTTGTTAGAAAAGTGGATACAATGGTTATTTtcactgtgaaaacacatcaagaataaaaaaggcaaaatacTGGTTAAGTTTATAGTCATACAAAACAGATTTGGTCTCTCAGAGCCATTTCATGGTATAGTATGAGATTAAGGTGCCTAATCAGGATTTAGTCCACTATCAAGTGGACAAAGTGCATTTTTCTAAGTTTTAGGTGCTtcagttttttctctctctctctcttcagtgcAGAACGGAGTCAAATTTAATTTGAAATACTGTCAAAACAGTGTTTCTTAAAATTCTTGGGTCAGGACCCAAAATGATTCACAGGCCTCATGTCGGTGATTTGATGCTGACTACAGTCTTGTAAATGTGATTTGTGGAGTATTTTACTCAGATCTTACATGTATATGGTTTGGATAGAACCTCTGCTTCAATCCATTAAACACTGCAGCATTTTCTTCTGTCCtattatgtatttttgtttttcagtggaGCCTCACagtggccattttttttttagtttgcaaATGGTGCCTTTGCTGTAAACTGTAGCTCACTGATCAGGAGACAGCACATTCAGCTTTGGCACAACAGCCTCATACTGTCTAAATCTATGTAACCCCGATTTAAAAAGGTCAGAATAGAACAGGATGTGTTTTATCAAAAAGGTTAAgcaataaatgtaaaaacatgattCATAGTGCATATTAAACACATTCTGTGGCATATCTCTCCCATTAGATCGTATAACACGAATGAAACAATGAGCCAGTAAAAAGGGAAGACTTAAGTAGACATCCTGTGTTGTTTAAAAGCATCATGGCGTTGGCATTCATTCAGCATTAAGGTACTTTTTCTGCTCATCGCGGCCATTATTGGCCTTCATCTTTGACGGATAATGTCATCATCAGTCCGTGTCAGCACAAACAGCCTGCTGATAATGATGACCTTGTCCTTGCAATGATCTTCACAGGtgcaacagaaaacatgtaaTAAAAATCATCCCCATGCTTGTATGCTGGTCTCACAGTGGGATGTTCCACAGCAGTGACATCTAGCTGTGATACGTTTTCAAGCACCTTTCTAAATGCAACAagcaagtctttttttttttctccgaaACATTCATAAAGTTAGAGATTGAAGTTTGTACTTAGGTCTGTGCTCATAACAGCCTCCTTCTCAAGGAAAAGTAACATCacagggggggaaaaaatctcCCTTCATTTAAGCAAGGAGTGCAAATTTAAAAAGAAGCATGATGAAGTTATCTCCTATGTAAAAAGGATAGATGAGTGTGTCTGGATTTTGGGGGTTTCAGCTCAGCTTAAAGATTGCACTTCATGGCGTTGCTTTGTGATAAAATATTGTGAATAATTACTGCTTTATAGCCTTTGATGAGCCTGTTAGCATCGGTAGGGTTTGATTTTTAACCTTACTATTAAGGGGGGAACTAAAGCTAATAGTCCATGTGTTAGTCTTGTGTAGATATGATTCAGAAACAGTGACTACACATGCAAACCAGTGGCAACAAAACACTTGGTTTAGCTAACTTTCTTCCAGCATATATCACATGTTTCTCCTGTAACATTCTGGGCAGTTTCACTCTGCTTCCCATAATCTAGTCTTCAGAAAGGGACAAAGATTTTCTGACGCTACGTGACGGCTCCCAAACCTCACTGTCATCCGTGTCATCGCCGTCGTCGTcgtcctcttcttcatcttcttcatctcccATTCCTGCATTGGTCTGGTCCTCCGAAGCCATTGATGCgtctcctcctgcttcctcttcGTTCTCCCCTCCTGCTTCACCTCCACCTTTTCTCCTCCTTGCAGTCACCTCCTGGAAGGGATCTAACCCCATGTCCAAGCGTCGCTGAACCTCGGCAAACCACTCCCTCACCTTTTGATAGTAAAAGAAACACTTTAACAGGGGTGTATTTTAGATGATGAAAAGCGAGAAGCTATGATGTAAGATGGATTTTACATGACTAAGGTTTTAATAAATGGAGCCAATGAAATATTAAGTTCATTACCTGCTCATAGCTCATGTTGGTCTTAGTGACAAGCTCATCAAGATCTTGTTCGTTGAGGAAATGGTGCTTCAGGTAGTATTCCTTCAGAATATCTCTACTAGACTTGAACTTCTTTGATGGAGGTAATCTGTCAACATCTGTGCTGGAGGAGGCAGACCTCCTTGGCTGCTTCCTGGTTCGGGATCTTCCCCAACCACGATTTCGACCACGTCTTTTTCGACCACCGCTGCTCCCCATtttcccacctcctccactatTCGGTCCTTCGATGTTGCCGCTTTGGTACTGAAAGAACCATTTCAAGTTTCCGTTCTTCCAGGAGTACCGAGAGTCCCCGAACCAGCTGACGATGTAGGATCGGGGAAGGCCACTCTCTTCAGACAGCTGATCGTACTCCTCTGGTGTGGGCCACTGGGTCCGCACAAAGGCACTTTTCAGAATGTGGAGCTGCTCCGGGGACTTTTTACTTTTATCTTTAATGTCTTTCTTGCTGGTGCTGGGCAGCTGCTTACTGCGACTCCCAGGAGGAGTTTGGCTACCCCTACGAGATGAAGaggcagaaggagaagaagacgttgctcctccatctcctgcttTAGCTCCGTCTGTCTCATTTTTTCCACCCTCAGAAGAATCTGGGGAAGAGGTGCTGGCGGTCATCTTCCGTCTCTCAGTGAACCATGCATCTATCTCCCTCCGTGTCAGTTTAGTCTCTGTCCTCAGACGGGTCAATTCTTCATCTGATGGAGTGATGCTCCTCTCAAAACTTTCCTCCAGCACCACTAGCTGCTCTGGCGTCTTCTCCTTAAACTTCTGCAGTGTAAAGTCTGGGAACGGGTTCCACGTTTTAGGCCGAGTCTCCTTCTCTTTTGCAGGTGGTGTACGTGGAGGATGGGGCGAAGTTGGGGTCTCATCACTTGAGTCAATGACAATGGTGGTGCTTGCAGTGCTGCTACAGCTGCCAGCTCCTCTACCCCCTCCGTCATTGAAAATAATGACATGGCTGTTCTTGGAGTTGCGCTGATTGTACCGGGTGTCACTGAACCATTTCTTGATCTCCCCCTTTGTCAGGTTGGTGAGTTTCATCAGTCGGGCGATTTCTGCATCAGTGACAAAGTGATTTTTCAGATAGCTTGCTTTCAGCTCTGCCAGCTGCTCTTTGGATTTCTTAGGTCGCATACTGAAGGTGTCAGCACTGAGGGCCGAGTTCTCCTTGGAGAAAGAAAGTTAATAATGTGTACATTAATAAATTGTTTCTGCAAAATTACCATTCATCTGCAAacagaaaatcaaaatggcCAAAGGTGAGATGGGTGCAACAAGTCATTCAATTCATAAAACAGAAGTGACACCAAGTAACCACTTGGTACACTGACTGAGGTCAAGAAACCATAACATTTCTTAGCAATAAGAATCAAGCCATATTTGTTCCCACCTGTGGAGAAAGTGAGGGAGGCTGGACAGTGGTAGCCCGTTTCAGCTCGCTGTTTGTCAGGGTGGGCTGGCAGGAAACTCTGCTAGAGCTCTGGGACTGACTGGGTAACCCTGCCACTGTCAGGGTGATGGGACTGGTCACTGGAAGGTTCCCCCCTGGTCCAACCTACACAGAGTAGGCAGCCATAGATGTGTTGGTTAACAACATCACATACAGTTTCGCACCATGCTGCATTAATGCTGTGCTCAAGTGTTCAGTGTTTTGTGAAATATTCCAAAATTAATGGCAAGTCTTTACTGTCAAATGTGTGTTTCCTTACCTACCTGTGTAAACACAAGGCCAGGCTGGCCCACAATCTGGCAGGTTTGAAGGATGGACTGCAGGCCATTAGCAGCAGCTGATAGTTGGTGAGCAGGTATGACAGTGATGGTCTGAGGCACTGTGTGCACTGTGCCATTAAACTGTTTCCTCCTagcctcctccacttcctctggAGTCCAGCTGACACCATGCTTCAGTCGCTGGGCTGAGAACCACACCTAGACAAGAATCAATGACGTATGAggtaaccttttttttttggtacagTGTAAGAGTCAACAAACAATCTATTATAGATTATCTGTTGACAAGCTCTACTGATACCATGTGCCTACTTTTATCTACCTTGATCTGCTCCTCTGtaaactgtgtctgtgctgccagGCTGCTGATTTCAGCCATGGAGGGGTAAGGAAACTTCTTGTATGTGGTACCAAGCAGAGCGTTGGTGTCCATAGCTGCACTGTAGGAAGGGATGCTGCTGAGGGGTATTAGTAGCTggggctgagctgctgctgtgttttgctgGGCCTGGAAGGCAGAAAGCACCTGGAACAAATAAGGAAAGTGAGATCATACTCAACCTCTCATGATTTATATCTATGTTATTTAGCTTCTCTACCTGTGTAAGACCTGCAGGCAGAACTGTGGGGTTTAAAATAGATgacttcctctgctgctctaaGGCCGGGCTGACCAGCAAGCCGGCACCCCCGAGCTTCATGGAGTCATGGAGCAGCATCTCCACAGGTGTCATTGGGCCCAGTGGAGCTTCGATGGGCTCCTGCTCTCCTCCGAGCTCtccctcgccacctcctccaaACCCCTCAGCAGCCTCATCTGCAGACTTCAGGGACACAGCGATCCTCTTGGGTTCAGATTTGGTCTTCATCCTCATGATCGGGGTCTTGCTGAGAGAGATGGCAGACACCGCTGTGGGATCCCCACCTCCCTCCTCAGGGGCGTCACACTGTTGTTCCTGGCTTGGCTGGTCACTGCTGGGATCCTCAGGAGGATTTGCAGCAATGCGCTTCAGTGAGGGAGCAGGGACGTCTCCATCATCTGCAGTGGAGACACTTGGTTCATCTGCATTaccaataataatataatcagAATAATAACTGTGACACGTATTTCCCATATTATTTCTGTTAATTCAAATTTAC contains:
- the LOC114448085 gene encoding fucolectin-1-like; the protein is MQRSLLLISLIAVCNAESLDLTRKTVTQSSTWCDNPTQNKDEYSANKAIDGKTETCSHTKGENSSWWNIDLLGVYDISSVTIYNKNSNNGNIDKAQIHISNSRRDNFTANSKYINITDFKMQQYNNYSVNASGRYITVFSSALKFIVVCEININATKKASPFKLITQDKTWVEALEHCRDKNMELASIINEETQAWAELEAMNAVSAHVWLGLRYTCTLNFWFWISDHVVKFDRWDPERNTTNNCDESAVMRKSDYLWVPTPDGEKHNFICSKDTFQ
- the zhx1 gene encoding zinc fingers and homeoboxes protein 1, whose amino-acid sequence is MSSRRKSTTPCMVLPSDVVEQEEVEDKTEKTKNEEAGEDEEGKVKEGTEEGPTAEELDQAVVVVPTPPDSDEPSVSTADDGDVPAPSLKRIAANPPEDPSSDQPSQEQQCDAPEEGGGDPTAVSAISLSKTPIMRMKTKSEPKRIAVSLKSADEAAEGFGGGGEGELGGEQEPIEAPLGPMTPVEMLLHDSMKLGGAGLLVSPALEQQRKSSILNPTVLPAGLTQVLSAFQAQQNTAAAQPQLLIPLSSIPSYSAAMDTNALLGTTYKKFPYPSMAEISSLAAQTQFTEEQIKVWFSAQRLKHGVSWTPEEVEEARRKQFNGTVHTVPQTITVIPAHQLSAAANGLQSILQTCQIVGQPGLVFTQVGPGGNLPVTSPITLTVAGLPSQSQSSSRVSCQPTLTNSELKRATTVQPPSLSPQENSALSADTFSMRPKKSKEQLAELKASYLKNHFVTDAEIARLMKLTNLTKGEIKKWFSDTRYNQRNSKNSHVIIFNDGGGRGAGSCSSTASTTIVIDSSDETPTSPHPPRTPPAKEKETRPKTWNPFPDFTLQKFKEKTPEQLVVLEESFERSITPSDEELTRLRTETKLTRREIDAWFTERRKMTASTSSPDSSEGGKNETDGAKAGDGGATSSSPSASSSRRGSQTPPGSRSKQLPSTSKKDIKDKSKKSPEQLHILKSAFVRTQWPTPEEYDQLSEESGLPRSYIVSWFGDSRYSWKNGNLKWFFQYQSGNIEGPNSGGGGKMGSSGGRKRRGRNRGWGRSRTRKQPRRSASSSTDVDRLPPSKKFKSSRDILKEYYLKHHFLNEQDLDELVTKTNMSYEQVREWFAEVQRRLDMGLDPFQEVTARRRKGGGEAGGENEEEAGGDASMASEDQTNAGMGDEEDEEEDDDDGDDTDDSEVWEPSRSVRKSLSLSED